TCCTTCCACTCTTGCCCGTTGATCCGAACGGCGGTGACCGGTCCACGTCCTCGGGTACTGAGGAACAGCCGCTTGCTGCCGAACCGGATCGGGAATCGCTGTTCGAGTTCGGTGATCCCCGGCGGGATGTGCGGAAGGAGCGTGAGCTTGTCCGCGGCATAGAGGTACTCGAACAGTCCGCGTACCAGCCCGGCGGCCGGCGCGAACGTGTCATAGCACAGGTTGATCAGCTCCCCCGGCTGGTAGACATCGCTGCCGAACTTGACCAGCGGATTGTCCATCCGGAACTTGCGGGCGAAAGTCAGCAGTTGCCGCATCGAGCGACGGGCATCCTCGTACTTGCCCAGGCGGTAGTAGGCCATCATCATCCGGCCTTCACAGGTCGACCAGTGCCCGCCGTTGACCCACGTGCCGTACTCCCACAAACCCGTTGGCTGGTCGTAGATGTCGTCCAGCCCGGGAGCATTGGCGATGATGAACGCGTGCGGACGCAGGTCGGGGATCGACGCGATTCTGTTGTAGATCCGCTCGGCCTGGGCGTCGTCGACCACCCGGAACGCGATGGCATCGTGGTTGGGCGAGGCTTCGAAGTAACCATACTGCTTGGCCCCGTAGACGCCATGCCTGACGCCATCCGGGTCCAGCGACTTGATGAAGTAGCCTTCCTCGGTGGTCAGCAGGGCCAGTCCCTTGCCGGCCAAGTTCCGCTTTTCCTCGTAGAGCGCGGCCTTGTCGGCCCGGCCGGCCAGTTTCTCAACCTCGATGAGCCGGTCCAGAGCAGCGATGTGAGTGATCGACAGGCCGGTCAGGTAGGCCATGTCGTAGGTGCCGTCCGGTCGCTTCCAGCCGGCGTAACTGGGAGCCAACAGGTTGCCCGCCGGCCCGGCCAGGAAGAGGTTGTTCTTCGGATCGCGACGCGTCTCAATGAAGCTGACACACCGCTCCAGCTTGGGCAGGTAGTGGGCGATCGCGGCCTCGTCGCGACTGATCAGCAGCAGTTCCGCCTGCATCAGCACGCCCGCCGCAGTGAACTCCATCGCCCAGTCGTGAAGTTCCACCCGGCAGTCACCTTGCTTGGCCACGAACCAGCCCGGGCTGGCGGCATCACACAGGCAGCCGTCAGGAGGAACGAAATCGAACCGCCCGAACTTGCGCACGGTCTTGCCGTCGCCCATCTGGTCGAACCAGAGATCGTGCGAATGGGTCAGGAATGTCAGCAACGGCTCCCCGTAGAACGGTAAGGCACCGTAGGTCGTGCCGTAGCTGTTCTGAATCCACCACGCGCCCCAGGTCGGCCCCTCGACCAGCCCGTTCCAGGCCGGCGTGTACAGCATGGGGAGGTTCTGAAACTCGGCGTCGGGCTCGAACATCCGCCGGGCAATGTCCAGAAGCTGAAGATACTCGACGTCACCGGCTCCGCGGTAGAACCTGCCATCGAACCGGTCGGCAGCCCGGGTGGCAGAAACCCCATAAAGTGTTGAAAAACATATGAAACTAGCTAAAACTTCTATATGGCAGCGGGTCATGGCAGCCTCCTCGGGTACTCGGCTGGCGATTTGATGCACGCGACTGTCTTCTCGGGGGCCGGGCTGCTCGGGCACAGTTTCGATCCGGCAACTCCGGCAAGATGGACCCTGGACCGCTCGTCTCTCTCCAGTCCCGTTCTCGAACGGCTCAGACCGGTCGAACGGCCGGATCATCCGGACGAGATCCTCTGCCCGTCCCGGCCCTCCCTCGCAGGGCGGTCCTATCGCCCAATCACCGTCCCGATCTTCTCGCCCTGGACGATCCGCTTCATGTTGCCGGCCTTGTGTAGGTTGAACACCACGATCCGCGTGCCGTTTCGCTGGCACATGTCGACCGCACTGAGATCCATGACCGCGAGGCGACCGTTGATGACCTGGTCATAAGTGAGCTCGGAACAGAACCGCGCGGCGGGGTCCTTCTTCGGATCGGCGGTGTAGACGCCGTCCACCTGCGTGGCCTTGAAGACGGCTTCAGCATTGATCTCGGCGGCGGCGAGGGCCGCGGCCGTATCGGTGGTCACGAACGGCCGGCCGGTGCCGCCGGCCAGCACCGCCACCCGGCCCTTCTCCAGGTGCCGGATGCATCGCCGACGGATGAACGGCTCGCAGACCGAGTGCACCGGGACGGCCGACAAGACCCGGGCCTGGATCCCGAGATGCTCCAGCGCCTCCTGAAGGGCCAGGGCGTTGATCACCGTGGCCAGCATGCCCATGTGATGCGCGGTCGCCTCCGCAATGTGGCATGTCCTGGAGAAGGTGCCACCGCGCAGAATGTTCCCCCCTCCGACGACAATCGCAATCTGCAAACCGAGGGCGTGAACACCACCAACCTCCTCCACCACGTGCTGCAAGGCCTGTGGCCCGATTCCGAAGCCTTCGGGACCGGCCAGCCCCTCTCCGCTGATCTTGAGTACCGCTCGCCGATAGGCGCACTGCCCCTGTGCCATCATCGCTTCCTCCCGTGGCCCTGGATCATCCTGCCAACAAGCGGCGGGCGTATTACGCGCCGCCGACCGAAATGCGGGCGAAGGTCTTGGCGGTCAGACCGGCAGCTTTGAGCACCTGGCCCACCGTCTTCTTGTCGTCCTTGACAAAAGCCTGCTCGGTCAGAACGTGGTCGCCAAACCAGCGGTTCATCTTGCCGACCAGGATCTTGTCGAGCATGTTCTCAGGCTTACCCGAGGCTCGCACCTGCTCGCGGGCGATCTCCTCCTCCTTGGCAACCACATCCTTGGGAATTTCCTGGCGATTGGTCGCCATCGGACTCATGGCGGCAATGTGCATACACACGTCGTTGAGCAACGCGTCGTCGCCGCCTTCACCCTCCACCACCAGCAAAACGCCCAGCTTGCCGTCATGGTGCACGTAGGCCGCGACCCGCCCGGTGTGCCGAACGACTCGGGCAACCTTCATGTTCTCGCGAATGCGGTTGAGCAGATCGTGGAGCATGTCCTGGATCGTCGGCCCACCATCCACATGCTTCTGGGTGAGCAGGGCGTCAACATCCGTGCAGCCCGTGAGGGCCACGTGCTTGGCAACCTTGGCGGCCAACTCCTTGAAGTCGGGATTGTTGGCTACCGGTGCGGTCTCGCAACGCATCACGGCCAGAGCGGCAACCCCCTTGGCCTTGTCAATGAACACGCCGACACGGCCTTCGCCGGTCTCACGGCCGGCCTTCTTCTCGGCGGCAGCGGCCCCGCTCTTGCGGAGCAGTTCGTAGGCAGCTTCCGCGTCACCGTGGGTCTGAGCCAGAGCCTTCTTGCAGTCCATCATCGGAAGCCCGCTACGCTCGCGAAGCTGCCTCACCATTTCCGCAGTAATCTCAGCCATTGTCTGTCGTTGCTCCTGCTTGGGTCTTCAGGTGTTAGGTCTCAAACAACCCGTCAATGCCGATTCCGCAGGGTCCGGCGTCAGGCGGACGCCATGGCCGATTCGCTGGGATCAGAGTCATCCTTGGCAGGACCTTCACCGGGAACCGGCTCGCTGCCGGCCCGGGCCGTGGCTCGGCTCGAACGACGGCCAGGACGCTCTTCCTGATCTTTCTCCTTGACCGGCCGAGCCTTCATCCCGGCGAGGATGGAGTCCCCCAACTGGTTCAGGATCAGCTCAATCGCCCGCATCGCGTCATCGTTGCCCGGAATCGGAATGTCCACCGTGTCGGGATCCGAGTCGGTGTCAATCACCGCAACGACCGGGATGTGAAGCTTGCGGGCCTCGCGGGCCGCGTTGTGCTCACGCTTGACGTCAATCAGTACCAGGGCGCCGGGCAGCTTGGTCATCTTGCGGATGCCCTCCAGATTGCGCTGGATCTTGCGGCGCTCACGGGTGAGCATCGAGATCATCTTCTTGCTGTACTTGTCGGCCATGCCCGCGGCCTCGATGGCCTCGAGTTCCTCGAGGCGGGCAAGCCGTGAACGGATCGTGCGGAAGTTGGTCAGCGTACCCCCCAGCCAGCGCTCGATGACGTAGTGCATCCCGGTCTTCTGGGCAACACCCTGAATCGCGGGGCGAGCCTGACGCTTGGTGCCGACGAAAAGCACGTCTTGCCCATTGGCGGCCACGTTGCCCAGAAACTTGCTGGCCCGCAGGACACCCTTGACCGTCTCACGAATGTCAATGATGTGAATCTGGTTGCGCTTGCCGAAAATGTATGGCCGCATCTTGGGGTTCCAGCGGCTGGTACGATGTCCAAAGTGGACCCCTGAACTGACGAGACTCTGAACGAATTCCGAAGCCAAACGACACCTCCAGGTGCGGGCCCTTCAAAACCGCAGGCGGGCGACCCGAGTCCCAACCGCGTGCGCGGCCGATCCGCGCTTCACACGCCCCCACACCCACACCACGCGCATGGGCTCACCTTCCGCCGGACGCCGAAAGGCCGTCGCGGCTTCAGGCGATACAGGATCGCGCATCATAAGGGATGGCGATCGTCAATGCCAGTCGGGCACAACAGCCCGCCCCCCCCGATCGGTTTGCCCCGCCCGCCACCTCGCGATACAGTCTTGCCCGCTCGTGGACCGTTTCGTCCGGCCCACAGTTGGGAGGCCGCCGCCCATGACCCTGACGACCTCAGACACCCGTCAGCCGGCCCGCGTCTTCATCTCGGCCGCCGAACCCAGCGCCGATCGCCATGCCGCATCTCTCGTCTCCAGAATCCTGCAACTATCCCCCGATACGAAGGTTACGGGAGTCGCAGGCCCCCTCACCCAGGCCGCCGGCTGCACCGCAATCGAGGACTGGACCGCCCAGGCAACCATGCTGGTCGGAGCCGTCCGACTCGCCGGCCGGGCCTTCAAGCTTATCGGACGGGTGGGCAGACTCATGGCCGAGCAGCCCGCCAATCTCGCCATTCTGGTCGATTCCCCCGCCTTGCACCTGCCCATGGCCAAACGAATCCAGGCCACCGGCTGCCCCGTCCTCTACTACATCGCCCCCCAACTCTGGGCCTGGGCCCCCTGGCGGATCCGCCGGGTCCGCCGGCGGGTAAACCGGTTGGCGGCCATCCTGCCCTTCGAGGAGAACTACTTCCGCAGCCGAGGCGTGGACGCGACCTTCGTGGGACATCCCCTGATCGAGCAACTCGCCCAGGTGAGACCCGATGCGGCCACCGTGGCCGAGTACCGGAAAAGTGGCCGTCCCATCGTCGCCTGCCTGCCGGGCTCCCGCGCCCACGTGGTCCAGGAGGTCCTCCCCGGACAGATCGAGATCGCCCTCACCATCGCCGCCCAATACCCCGAGTCGGTCTTCCTCTTCGCAGCAGCCAACCCGACGGCGGCTCAACGGATCCAAGCGAGCCTCTCGGCCTCCCGCCTGAACAACCGGGTGGAGACGGACCACAACGCGGAAATCCTCTCCGCCGCCGACT
The Phycisphaerae bacterium genome window above contains:
- a CDS encoding UMP kinase; translation: MMAQGQCAYRRAVLKISGEGLAGPEGFGIGPQALQHVVEEVGGVHALGLQIAIVVGGGNILRGGTFSRTCHIAEATAHHMGMLATVINALALQEALEHLGIQARVLSAVPVHSVCEPFIRRRCIRHLEKGRVAVLAGGTGRPFVTTDTAAALAAAEINAEAVFKATQVDGVYTADPKKDPAARFCSELTYDQVINGRLAVMDLSAVDMCQRNGTRIVVFNLHKAGNMKRIVQGEKIGTVIGR
- the tsf gene encoding translation elongation factor Ts, with the translated sequence MAEITAEMVRQLRERSGLPMMDCKKALAQTHGDAEAAYELLRKSGAAAAEKKAGRETGEGRVGVFIDKAKGVAALAVMRCETAPVANNPDFKELAAKVAKHVALTGCTDVDALLTQKHVDGGPTIQDMLHDLLNRIRENMKVARVVRHTGRVAAYVHHDGKLGVLLVVEGEGGDDALLNDVCMHIAAMSPMATNRQEIPKDVVAKEEEIAREQVRASGKPENMLDKILVGKMNRWFGDHVLTEQAFVKDDKKTVGQVLKAAGLTAKTFARISVGGA
- the rpsB gene encoding 30S ribosomal protein S2 encodes the protein MASEFVQSLVSSGVHFGHRTSRWNPKMRPYIFGKRNQIHIIDIRETVKGVLRASKFLGNVAANGQDVLFVGTKRQARPAIQGVAQKTGMHYVIERWLGGTLTNFRTIRSRLARLEELEAIEAAGMADKYSKKMISMLTRERRKIQRNLEGIRKMTKLPGALVLIDVKREHNAAREARKLHIPVVAVIDTDSDPDTVDIPIPGNDDAMRAIELILNQLGDSILAGMKARPVKEKDQEERPGRRSSRATARAGSEPVPGEGPAKDDSDPSESAMASA
- the lpxB gene encoding lipid-A-disaccharide synthase, whose translation is MTLTTSDTRQPARVFISAAEPSADRHAASLVSRILQLSPDTKVTGVAGPLTQAAGCTAIEDWTAQATMLVGAVRLAGRAFKLIGRVGRLMAEQPANLAILVDSPALHLPMAKRIQATGCPVLYYIAPQLWAWAPWRIRRVRRRVNRLAAILPFEENYFRSRGVDATFVGHPLIEQLAQVRPDAATVAEYRKSGRPIVACLPGSRAHVVQEVLPGQIEIALTIAAQYPESVFLFAAANPTAAQRIQASLSASRLNNRVETDHNAEILSAADFALCASGTATLEVAWHRVPMVVMYNGSKWGYRLAGRWLIQTPHLCLVNILADRRIVPEFMPYYTSTKPIAAEALDILGRPARAATMSQDLDAVIRSLGTTSAAEQTARIALEMIAATRRQ